In Blastopirellula sp. J2-11, a single genomic region encodes these proteins:
- a CDS encoding DUF4198 domain-containing protein, whose product MTRYDLLLIFLFLLTTIGCSPDGPPIAEVAGQVLLDGKPLPEAEVTFQPVSGRPSVGTTDLDGHFEVHYSATRKGALVGDHSVRISTYQAPHPIGPNGEMSSLKKEVVPHRYNRDTELTQTVESWGNNFVFELRSK is encoded by the coding sequence ATGACGCGCTACGACTTGTTGCTGATATTTTTGTTTCTGCTGACGACAATCGGTTGCAGCCCTGATGGTCCTCCGATTGCTGAGGTCGCAGGGCAAGTTCTGCTGGATGGAAAACCGCTTCCGGAAGCGGAAGTCACATTTCAGCCGGTTTCCGGTCGCCCCTCTGTCGGAACCACCGATCTCGATGGTCATTTCGAGGTTCACTATTCGGCGACACGAAAGGGAGCGCTGGTTGGTGATCACAGCGTTCGCATTTCAACCTATCAAGCGCCGCACCCCATCGGTCCCAATGGGGAAATGTCATCGTTGAAAAAAGAAGTCGTTCCGCATCGCTACAATCGTGATACCGAACTGACTCAGACGGTCGAATCGTGGGGCAACAATTTCGTATTTGAGTTACGGTCTAAGTAA
- a CDS encoding DUF1559 domain-containing protein — protein MRSKSGFTLVELLVVIAIIGVLIALLLPAVQQAREAARRMSCTNNMKQIGLSLHNVHDVHGRFPPGSLSLDGTRWGNKEWPNFLHFCLPYLEQTAYHDRLNDYQNAMAWNVSSSHAQWGPLHDLPIDGLTCPSAIGGSTKEVKGGLRLAATNYLGIFSGLNDGQSAADTDAQQRGLFAMTTEKKARRMADVTDGLSNTIVVAEYITGTQTDVRGCFITARAGCQFLQAKNTPNSSAPDELYSYASPKFCPDNDPFCTAVANNDTNHASSRSRHPSGVNVLNGDGSVHFVSESVALTIWQSSAWISDGEVVPGSL, from the coding sequence ATGAGATCGAAATCCGGATTTACGTTGGTCGAACTGCTGGTGGTCATCGCGATCATCGGCGTCCTGATCGCCTTGTTGTTGCCGGCGGTACAGCAAGCTCGTGAAGCGGCGCGTCGCATGAGTTGCACCAACAATATGAAGCAGATCGGACTCTCGCTACATAACGTGCATGATGTCCATGGTCGCTTCCCACCGGGAAGTCTCTCCCTAGATGGAACGCGTTGGGGGAACAAAGAATGGCCCAATTTTCTGCACTTCTGTCTGCCGTATCTCGAGCAGACGGCTTACCACGATCGATTGAACGATTATCAGAACGCAATGGCGTGGAACGTCAGCTCCTCGCATGCGCAGTGGGGACCGTTGCATGATCTGCCGATCGACGGATTGACCTGTCCCAGCGCCATCGGCGGTTCGACGAAGGAAGTCAAAGGTGGGCTCCGCTTGGCCGCGACCAACTACCTGGGAATTTTTTCTGGCCTGAATGACGGCCAGTCTGCCGCCGACACAGATGCGCAGCAGCGTGGACTGTTCGCCATGACGACCGAGAAAAAAGCCCGCCGCATGGCCGACGTGACGGATGGACTGAGCAATACGATTGTGGTCGCGGAATATATCACCGGTACGCAAACTGACGTTCGGGGTTGTTTTATCACTGCTCGAGCCGGTTGCCAGTTTCTGCAAGCGAAAAATACGCCCAACTCATCGGCGCCGGATGAACTCTATAGCTATGCGTCTCCCAAGTTTTGTCCCGACAACGATCCCTTTTGCACGGCGGTCGCCAACAACGATACGAATCACGCTTCATCGCGCAGTCGACATCCTTCTGGCGTCAACGTATTGAACGGCGACGGCAGCGTGCACTTTGTCTCTGAGAGCGTCGCGCTGACCATTTGGCAGTCGTCCGCTTGGATTAGCGATGGCGAGGTCGTTCCTGGTTCGCTTTAA
- a CDS encoding polysaccharide pyruvyl transferase family protein — MNPTRISRRNALGILGLTAAGVSTAFAAQPKPKRILLRSSWQTINIGDIAHTPGVLRLLAEYLPETEVTLWPSKVDNGVDKLLLANFPNLQIAQGKQALNAAFEDCDFLLHGSGASLVAERDVLRWSKATQKPYGIYGITFPPKKSWKTEPTSDQELAESVRVLNGAQFVYFRDSRSLAFAKEKGCKAPIMQFGPDGAFACDLRDDDKAAAFMKKQGLETGKFLCCIPRLRYTPSWIYKKTAVDPAKHARNEEMKEHDHAPLRDAIVEVIKTTDMKILICPEDQTQMQIGKEMLLDKLPADVLSRVVWRPNYWLTGEAVSTYIRSAGLFGNEMHSPIMCIGHGVPAVVCRWKEQTTKGYMWEDIGLGDWLFDMDDPASVAKIVPTVVKIAKDPAKAQQTAVAAQKRVEKLQAESMAVLKRELAQA, encoded by the coding sequence ATGAACCCCACCCGCATCAGCCGGCGCAACGCGCTCGGAATTCTTGGTCTCACCGCCGCTGGCGTCTCCACCGCGTTCGCCGCGCAGCCCAAACCAAAACGTATTCTGCTTCGCTCGTCATGGCAGACGATCAACATCGGCGACATCGCCCATACGCCTGGCGTGTTGCGATTGTTGGCGGAATACTTGCCAGAGACCGAGGTGACGCTGTGGCCCAGCAAGGTCGACAACGGCGTTGACAAACTGCTGTTAGCCAACTTCCCTAACCTGCAGATCGCGCAAGGTAAGCAGGCGCTGAACGCGGCGTTCGAGGATTGCGATTTTCTCTTGCACGGTTCGGGCGCATCACTCGTCGCCGAACGGGACGTATTACGCTGGTCGAAAGCAACGCAAAAGCCGTACGGCATTTATGGAATTACCTTCCCACCGAAGAAATCGTGGAAGACCGAACCGACGAGCGACCAGGAATTGGCCGAATCCGTCCGCGTGTTGAATGGGGCGCAGTTCGTTTACTTCCGCGACTCCCGCTCGTTGGCGTTCGCCAAAGAGAAAGGTTGTAAAGCGCCGATCATGCAGTTCGGTCCTGACGGCGCGTTCGCGTGCGACCTGCGCGACGACGACAAAGCCGCCGCGTTTATGAAGAAACAGGGGCTCGAAACCGGCAAGTTCCTTTGCTGCATTCCACGACTCCGCTACACGCCATCCTGGATCTACAAAAAGACCGCCGTGGATCCTGCCAAGCACGCGCGCAATGAGGAAATGAAAGAGCACGATCACGCTCCGCTGCGTGACGCGATCGTCGAAGTCATCAAAACCACTGACATGAAGATCCTGATCTGTCCCGAAGATCAGACGCAGATGCAAATCGGCAAAGAGATGCTGCTCGACAAGTTGCCGGCCGATGTTCTTTCGCGCGTCGTCTGGCGCCCCAATTATTGGCTCACCGGCGAAGCGGTCAGCACCTACATCCGCAGCGCGGGTCTGTTCGGCAACGAGATGCACTCTCCGATCATGTGCATCGGCCACGGCGTGCCGGCCGTCGTTTGTCGCTGGAAAGAACAGACGACCAAAGGCTACATGTGGGAAGACATCGGGCTCGGCGATTGGTTGTTCGACATGGACGACCCAGCCAGCGTGGCGAAGATCGTGCCGACGGTGGTCAAGATCGCCAAAGATCCGGCGAAGGCTCAGCAAACAGCGGTCGCCGCTCAGAAGCGTGTCGAGAAGCTACAGGCCGAATCGATGGCCGTTTTGAAACGTGAGCTGGCTCAGGCATAA